The DNA sequence CTACCTGGTAGATCGCGATCGTGGAAGGCTCGATTCCGAATATTTCATCCGGCAGGTCCACTGTCCCGGCTTCGCTGCCATCTTTTGTGTATACCGTAACTGTTTTCATCACTACCTCAAGCCTGTTTGGTTACAAAAACGAAACCGTTTCGTGCGCCGGGAACAGCGCCTTTTACAAATATCACATTCTTTTCGGGATCTACCAGAAGCACCTCCAGCCCGCGAACGGTAAAGTTCGCATTGCCATAATGACCCGGAAGCTTCTTTCCCTTGAACACCCTCGAAGGGTCGGATGAGCCGCCCATGGAACCGGGAATCCGTCCGGCTCGAACACCGTGGCTGTCCTTGCCGCCGCTGAACCGGTGACGTTTGACCACTCCGGCAAATCCCCGTCCCTTGGTGGTTCCTTTAACCATCACGATCTCACCGGTTTTGAACATATCGGCTTTCAGAACCATTCCCGGCTGGTATTCTTCAACACTATCCAACCGGAATTCCTTCAAGACTTTCATCCCGGGAAGTTTGAGCTTGGCAAAATGACCCTTTTCCGGTTTTGAAATTTTCTCCGACTCGGAGAATCCGAGCTTCACTGCATTGTAGCCGTCCCTGCTTGCGCTGTTCTTGACAGCTATTACGGGACAGGGACCCACCTCAATGGCCGTGGCCGGACACAAAACCCCGTTCTCCTTGAAAAACTGGGTCATGCCAATTTTTTTACCAATCAATCCAATCATTCTGTCACCTGTTCTATCAAACTTGGATCTCGATATCCACACCGGCCGGCAGGTCGAGCTTCATAAGAGAATCAACCGTTTGAGGATTAGAATCGTAAATGTCTATCAGTCTCTTGTGAATGCGGGTCTCGAACTGCTCCCGTGACTTCTTGTCGATAAAGGGGCTTCTCAGGACTGTATAGATCGTCCTTTTCGTAGGTAGAGGTACCGGTCCCGAAATACGAGCGCCCGTACGCTTGGCCGTTCTGACAATCTCATCGCTCGAATGATCCAGCGACGCATGGTCATACGCCTTCAGTCTGATTCTTATTTTTTGACTTGCCACGTATTTCTCTCCTGCCTATTCAATGATTTGTGTGACCACACCGGAGCCGATGGTACGGCCGCCTTCGCGGATGGCGAAGCGCAGCCCCTCGTTCATGGCGATGGGTGTGATCAGTTCAGCGGATATCTGAATATTGTCTCCGGGCATCACCATCTCGATACCTTCCGGCAATTGCAAAATCCCGGTCAC is a window from the Candidatus Latescibacter sp. genome containing:
- the rpsJ gene encoding 30S ribosomal protein S10, producing MASQKIRIRLKAYDHASLDHSSDEIVRTAKRTGARISGPVPLPTKRTIYTVLRSPFIDKKSREQFETRIHKRLIDIYDSNPQTVDSLMKLDLPAGVDIEIQV
- the tuf gene encoding elongation factor Tu (EF-Tu; promotes GTP-dependent binding of aminoacyl-tRNA to the A-site of ribosomes during protein biosynthesis; when the tRNA anticodon matches the mRNA codon, GTP hydrolysis results; the inactive EF-Tu-GDP leaves the ribosome and release of GDP is promoted by elongation factor Ts; many prokaryotes have two copies of the gene encoding EF-Tu), which codes for PKSVTPHTKFKGQVYVLTKEEGGRHTPFFTGYRPQFYFRTTDVTGILQLPEGIEMVMPGDNIQISAELITPIAMNEGLRFAIREGGRTIGSGVVTQIIE
- the rplC gene encoding 50S ribosomal protein L3 — protein: MIGLIGKKIGMTQFFKENGVLCPATAIEVGPCPVIAVKNSASRDGYNAVKLGFSESEKISKPEKGHFAKLKLPGMKVLKEFRLDSVEEYQPGMVLKADMFKTGEIVMVKGTTKGRGFAGVVKRHRFSGGKDSHGVRAGRIPGSMGGSSDPSRVFKGKKLPGHYGNANFTVRGLEVLLVDPEKNVIFVKGAVPGARNGFVFVTKQA